The proteins below are encoded in one region of Festucalex cinctus isolate MCC-2025b chromosome 2, RoL_Fcin_1.0, whole genome shotgun sequence:
- the fmnl2b gene encoding formin-like protein 2 isoform X2, producing MGNAESMESQLAVIRSRAAPVRLPMPDAAELEERFSIALNSMNLPPDKVRLLRSYDNEKKWELICDQERFQVKNPPHTYIQKLRGFLDPAVTRKKFRRRVQESTQTLRELEISLRTNHIGWVREFLNEENRGLDVLVEYLSFAQYAVTFDGEQSESGGDAASIDSPWSRSIEDLHGDCSLPSPSSSAARTARHSISSTLVTRSNTLPSSRTLKNSRLVCKKDDVHVCIMCLRAIMNYQYGFNMVMSHPHGVNEIALSLNNRNARTKALVLELLAAVCLVRGGHEIILSAFDNFKTVCSESMRFEKLMEHFKNEDDNIDFLVACMQFINIVVHSVEDMNFRVHLQYDFTKLNLDDHLERLKHTESDRLQVQIQAYLDNVFDVGTLLEDAETKTAALERVEELEENLNTMSERLLDVENEAMLKIVELEKQLMQTNKELDQLRDVYASANTQVHTLRRIVREKDQTIRRQSRLERQAQEAQQAGGPGAPQPQRGEGDGGVANSASPSPPPCPTLSPSPETVAYHNMGPGMGGASDMPAPPPPPPPPPMPGSVSNGLYPAPPPPAPPPPPPPPPPPCRTSELSSTLPMPPPPPPVAPPLPGSGCAPTVIFNSGLAEGPLKLFSVKIKKPIQTKFRMPVLNWVALKPSQINGTVFNDIDDEAILRDLDVEGFEELFKTKAQGPAMDLTLSRQKLPQKAPSRVSLLDANRAKNLAITLRKAGQGPEVICRAIHMFDLRTIRVDFVECLMRFLPTEAEVKLLRQYERDRKPLEALSDEDSFMIQFSRIERLNQRMSIMTFMGNFSDNVQLLTPQLHAMIAASVSIKSSQKLKKILEIILALGNYMNSSKRGAVYGFKLQSLDLLLETKSTDRTQTLLHYISNVVREKYPTAALFYNELHYVDKAAAVSLENVLCDVKELQRGMELTWREFSVQHNAILKDFISRHESRLNKLQEDARIAQDAFEDVVKFFGESSKTMPPSVFFPIFVRFIKAYRLAEEENEQRRRQEQMMLEKMEQEEQQQDEETKSPSHKGKRQQQELLTELRRRQGKDSRHVYEGKDGAIEDIITALKTGPFTARSAKRSSRFFCDPAHPEEHF from the exons ATGGGGAACGCGGAGAGCATGGAAAGCCAGCTGGCCGTCATCCGGTCCAGAGCCGCACCGGTCCGACTCCCGATGCCTGACGCCGCCGAGCTCGAGGAGAGGTTCTCCATCGCACTG AATTCCATGAACTTGCCTCCAGACAAGGTGCGTTTGCTGCGTTCCTATGACAATGAGAAGAAGTGGGAGCTCATCTGTGATCAG GAGAGGTTCCAGGTGAAAAACCCGCCGCACACGTACATCCAGAAGCTGCGAGGATTTCTTGATCCGGCTGTTACACGCAAG aaGTTCAGGAGGAGGGTCCAGGAGTCGACTCAGACACTCCGAGAACTTGAGATTTCTCTTCGCACAAACCACATCGG gtgGGTTCGAGAGTTTCTAAACGAGGAAAATCGAGGGCTTGATGTCCTGGTTGAGTATTTGTCCTTCGCTCAGTATGCTGTCAC GTTTGACGGCGAGCAGTCAGAGTCCGGAGGAGACGCGGCTTCAATCGACTCTCCATGGAGTCGGTCCATTGAGGATCTCCATGGCGACTGCAGTCTCCCgtccccatcctcctctgcagcCAGAACAGCACGACACTCCATCAG TTCCACCTTGGTAACGCGCTCCAACACGCTGCCCAGTAGCCGCACTCTGAAAAATTCCCGACTGGTCTGCAAGAAAGACGACGTCCATGTGTGCATCATGTGTCTACGAGCTATCATGAACTACCAG TACGGTTTCAACATGGTCATGTCTCATCCGCATGGAGTCAACGAAATTGCTCTGAGCCTCAACAACAGGAACGCAAG GACGAAGGCTCTGGTGTTGGAGTTGTTAGCGGCTGTGTGTTTGGTCCGAGGAGGACATGAGATCATCTTGTCGGCTTTTGACAACTTTAAAACT GTGTGCTCAGAGTCCATGCGCTTTGAAAAGTTGATGGAACATTTCAAAAATGAAGACGACAATATCGACTTCTTG GTGGCGTGCATGCAGTTCATCAACATTGTGGTCCACTCAGTGGAAGACATGAACTTCCGAGTCCATCTCCAGTATGACTTTACCAAACTCAACCTGGATGACCACCTCGAG AGGCTGAAGCACACGGAGAGTGACAGACTGCAGGTGCAGATCCAGGCATACCTGGACAACGTGTTTGACGTGGGGACGCTGCTGGAAGATGCAGAGACTAAAACCGCAGCTCTGGAAAGAGTGGAAGAGCTGGAGGAGAACCTGAATACC ATGTCGGAGCGTCTGCTGGACGTAGAAAATGAAGCAATGCTGAAGATTGTGGAACTGGAAAAACAGctgatgcaaacaaacaaagagtTGGACCAACTCCGA GATGTGTACGCCAGTGCCAACACACAGGTGCACACGCTGAGGCGGATTGTTCGAGAGAAGGACCAGACCATTCGCCGTCAGAGTCGTCTGGAGCGACAGGCCCAGGAGGCTCAACAAGCAGGAGGTCCCGGAGCTCCTCAACCCCAAAGAGGAGAAGGCGATGGGGGTGTGGCCAATTCTGCCTCACCCTCGCCTCCTCCCTGCCCCACTCTCTCACCCAG CCCAGAGACAGTGGCCTATCATAACATGGGACCAGGAATGGGCGGTGCTTCAGATATGCCGGCTCCGCCCCCACCGCCTCCTCCGCCACCGATGCCAGGCTCAG TGTCCAACGGGTTGTACCCTGCTCCTCCCCCGCCTGCTCCTCCGCCACCTCCCCCGCCTCCTCCCCCTCCGTGTCGGACCAGCGAGCTCTCCTCTACCCTCCCgatgccgcctcctcctccgccagtGGCCCCGCCGCTTCCGGGTTCAGGATGTGCGCCCACGGTCATCTTCAACTCTGGGCTAGCAG AGGGACCACTCAAGTTATTCT CTGTGAAGATAAAGAAACCGATCCAGACCAAGTTCCGGATGCCAGTTTTGAATTGGGTCGCCCTGAAGCCGAGTCAAATCAACGGCACAGTCTTTAATGACATCGACGACGAAGCCATCCTGCGG GATCTGGATGTGGAGGGCTTTGAGGAACTCTTCAAAACAAAAGCTCAGGGTCCAGCAATGGACTTGACGCTGTCCAGACAGAAACTTCCCCAGAAAGCTCCATCCAGAGTCTCTTTGCTGGACGCCAACCGAGCCAAGAACTTGGCCATCACATTGAGAAAAGCCGGTCAGGGTCCAGAGGTCATCTGCCGCGCCATCCACAT GTTTGACCTGCGGACGATTCGAGTGGACTTTGTGGAGTGTCTGATGCGTTTCCTGCCAACCGAAGCTGAGGTGAAGCTTCTCCGTCAGTACGAGCGAGACCGAAAACCGTTGGAGGCGCTGAGTGACGAAGACAGCTTCATGATCCAGTTCAGTCGCATCGAGAGACTCAACCAGCGCATGTCCATCATGACCTTCATGGGAAACTTCAGCGACAACGTACAGCTGTTAACGCCG CAACTCCATGCCATGATTGCGGCGTCCGTTTCCATAAAATCATCTCAAAAACTGAAAAAGATCCTCGAG ATCATCTTAGCCCTTGGGAATTATATGAACAGCAGTAAGAGAGGTGCTGTGTACGGCTTCAAACTACAGAGCTTAGACCTG CTCCTGGAGACCAAGTCAACCGATAGAACACAAACGTTGCTTCACTACATCAGCAACGTGGTCAGAGAGAAATATCCCACAGCGGCGCTCTTCTACAACGAACTTCACTACGTTGACAAGGCGGCTGCAG TGAGTCTGGAGAATGTGTTGTGCGACGTAAAGGAGCTGCAGCGAGGGATGGAACTCACCTGGCGAGAGTTCAGCGTGCAGCACAACGCCATCTTGAAAGATTTCATCAGCCGGCATGAATCGAGACTCAACAAACTTCAGGAGGATGCGCGCATTGCCCAG GACGCCTTTGAAGACGTGGtgaaattttttggggagagctCCAAGACGATGCCGCCCTCCGTCTTCTTCCCCATCTTTGTTCGCTTCATCAAAGCTTACCGG CTGGCGGAGGAGGAGAACGAACAGCGACGGCGTCAGGAGCAGATGATGCTGGAGAAGATGGAAcaggaggagcagcagcaggaTGAAGAGACCAAG TCGCCATCTCACAAGGGCAAACGGCAGCAGCAGGAGCTTCTGACGGAACTGAGGCGACGACAAGGAAAGGACAGCCGCCACGTTTACGAGGGCAAGGACGGCGCCATCGAGGACATCATTACAG CTCTGAAAACGGGCCCCTTCACAGCCCGGTCGGCCAAACGTAGCTCTCGATTCTTCTGCGACCCCGCCCACCCCGAAGAACACTTCTGA